The nucleotide window GCCACTCCAGACGAGTTGCGGCCTCGGCGCGAATCTCGGGGTCGGCGCGGCGGAGGAACCGCCTGCCCGCGAGTGGCGCCGCGTCTTTCGGGTCGAAGCTCAACCAGGCGGCCGTGTACGCCGCGTCGAGCGCCAGCTTGACGTCCGGGGCATGGGCCAACGTACGGAGTTTCGGGAGAGCAACCGCCGACCACTGCCTCGAACCCCGGAGCTGCTCGACAGCAAACTTGCGCATGTAGACCGAGTCCGAGTCGAGGAGCGTGGCGAGTGTGCGGAAGCCCGGCTCGCCGAACCGCCCGATGCGGGGGAGACGCCAATACCCCTCGTACTTTGTGAGCAGCTCTTTGACGGCCGGATCGCGAAGCAACTCGATTATCGCGTCCCGGGCGGCGGCGGGAACCTTGGTCGGGTGATCACACAAGAAGTCAGCGGCGATCAGTCGATCTTCCACCTCCGGGTTCTTGAGAGTTGCGACCAGCCCCGGTACGAACGGCATGAGGTCCAGCGCCGGCGCGTCCGGGCGGTAGAAGTGCGGGAAGCGCCCGTTTGAGTGGTAATCGTAGTCGCGAAGCGCCAAGACCAATCCGCCCTGCGCGTTCGTTTCCTTCGCGAGCAGTTCTGCGAACGCCTTGCGCCCGGTCGGTCCGAGGCCGAGCAGCGCCTTCCCGGCATACATCCGGTGCAGTCCGTCCTCACCCTTGCGGACGATCGTGGCCAACGCCGGAACGAGCGGCGCCCCCGCCTCCCCGAGAACGCTCAGAACATCAGCGCTCGAGCCGGCGGGACCAAATTCGCCGGTCTTCACTTCCTCGGCCAGGACTGGGAGGATCTTGTCGGTAATCGCCGGTACCGCCTTCGGACCGATCCGCACGAGTGCCAGAACGGCCGCCACGCGCGGCGGCGGGGGCAACCAACTCGACCCCACCAGATTCTGGTCGTGCTTGTTCGTGGGATTCAAGAACAGCGCCACCAGTTCAGGAGCGGCCTTCTCGGCGCCGGGTCCGAGTTTTGCCAGAATTCCTGCGGCAAAAACCCGCATGTCTTGGCTGTCGTGAGCAAGTAACTTTGCCAGAGCGGGAGCGACCGGGGCCGCATCTTGACCGAGTTCGGCGATGAGCCAGCCCACCTCTCCGTGGATTTCGCCCTTCTGATCCACCATCAATTCCATGAGCGCGGGCGCCGACTTCGCCCCGATGCCCACGAGCGCATCGAGTGCGGCTTGGTACAGGCACCCGCCGGCGCGTCTCGTTTCTGCGTCCCCCTCGCTCGCCAAGCGCCGAGCGGTCTGTGCGGCGCGCGATAGCGCCGGGATCGCCTCGGCGGCGGCCGGCCCGAGGTCGCCGAGTTGCTCGGCCGCGATGACCCGCTCCCCGGGCGCTCCCGACTCCAACTGCCGCACGAGGTCCGTGACCTTGGGCGGGTCCGCAGCGCACACAGGACCGGCAAAGAGCAAACCGGCGACGGTGAAGACGCAGCGCAGCATGAGACCTTCCCGACGAGTGATGGGCGGCATGATACCGGATGAGCGTGTAACGGTCTATCGTGGCGGGCGTTGGCCTCCGGACCGGTGATCTCCGCTCGGGGAGATGAGCGGCAGAGAGTCGCCGCCGCGGCGGACCACAAGGCCTCGTTCCTCATGCCCGTGAGCGTAACTGACCGTGACGGTGGTCATCCGGCGTTCGCACCGGTCACCCGAACCCTAACTCCCCGCAATCCGGTAGTTTCAAGTTCGTTGGCTGTGCGCCGCCCGTCTGCTGACGCAGGCGGTTCGGCAAACCTCGGTCGAACCGCCTGCGTCAGCAGACGGGTGACATCTGGACGTGTTCCGAGCCGGAGATTGATCCCGTCACGGCTATTGCCAACTTGAAACTACTGTAAACGGTATCGATGCGTCCGGCTCCACATCTTCGCCCGTTTGGGCGGTAGCGTCCGTTCAAACCCGAATGATGCGGATTTGGCAGTGATACCGTTTGCAGTGTTTTCGTGGCGAGGAGGGGTGTCGGCTCAGCGCGTTCCGAGCCGGAACCCGACCAGTGCCAGCACCGCGCCGAGCATGAGCGACACGTGGTAGTCGCGGAACGGCTCGACGGTACGAATGCCGAACTGGTGCCCCGCGATCGCGACCGCGGCCCCGATCAGCACGAACGCACTCATGAGGTTCCCGCGAAAGCCCAGCGATGCGACCAGCAGCAGCCCGGCCAGCCCCACATTGAAGCTCTCGACCCACGCCAGCGCCGGCCCCGGCACCCCTGAAAGGCTCAGCGGCTCCGTGACCCGCACCGCTCCCATCGGGGCCGCCCCATCCGTACCGGTTTGCGCTCCAAAGATCAGGCCGTTCTGGTGCGCCCACAACGCGCATGCCCCCAGGAGCACGGCCGCCGCGGTCGCGCGGACGTGTGGGCCGATGAACAGTCCGATCAGCACGCCCAGCGGGTCGCGGCTCCGCCCGGCCCCGCGAGCGAACGCGCCCGGTTGCTCGGCGGCCCGGACCAGCGTCCGCACGTCCGCCAGAGCGGGCAGGGCCGGCGTGGCGCGGGGTCCCGGGCGGGCCGCCGCCGTCTCCGCGTTGCGGATCTCGGCCGCGGCCCGCACCATCGCGTCCGCGGCCGCCTTCGCGTGGTTCTCCGCACTCTCGGCGCTCGCGCCGGCGGCGAGCAGGTTGGCGCGCTCGACGGCGAGCAGCAGGTTCCGCGCGCGGGACTCCTTGCGGCCCTTTTCGATCCGCTCCATCGTCGCGATCAGCGGCTCCCGCCAGGCCGCGTGCTTGTCGCGCGCGCCCGCCACACCGCCGCGCAAGAGCACCGCCCGCGCCGCCAGCTTCGCCTCGTACCCGAACAGCGCCTCGTAGAACTCCTCCCACTGCCGGCCCGCGAACTTCGCCACGAACTGCCGCAGTTCCTCCTCGTCCAGCCCGCGCGCCCGCATCCGCCGCAACTGCCGCTCGACCCCGTCCAGCACCGCCTTGCGCTCGTCCGCCAGCGTGCGATCGACCCCGTATCGGAGCACGAGCGCGAGCCCGACCCCGATGAACCCGAAGCCGAGCCAGATCCACAGCACCTTCAGCAGCGCGAGCA belongs to Gemmata obscuriglobus and includes:
- a CDS encoding HEAT repeat domain-containing protein encodes the protein MLRCVFTVAGLLFAGPVCAADPPKVTDLVRQLESGAPGERVIAAEQLGDLGPAAAEAIPALSRAAQTARRLASEGDAETRRAGGCLYQAALDALVGIGAKSAPALMELMVDQKGEIHGEVGWLIAELGQDAAPVAPALAKLLAHDSQDMRVFAAGILAKLGPGAEKAAPELVALFLNPTNKHDQNLVGSSWLPPPPRVAAVLALVRIGPKAVPAITDKILPVLAEEVKTGEFGPAGSSADVLSVLGEAGAPLVPALATIVRKGEDGLHRMYAGKALLGLGPTGRKAFAELLAKETNAQGGLVLALRDYDYHSNGRFPHFYRPDAPALDLMPFVPGLVATLKNPEVEDRLIAADFLCDHPTKVPAAARDAIIELLRDPAVKELLTKYEGYWRLPRIGRFGEPGFRTLATLLDSDSVYMRKFAVEQLRGSRQWSAVALPKLRTLAHAPDVKLALDAAYTAAWLSFDPKDAAPLAGRRFLRRADPEIRAEAATRLEWLGPVGVPHLDALVPLLDDKDEEINRAAAWAIQAGAPKGSAAARALAERKRDRDGAGTLIPELQPEHEPRSPGVPELIDVLRAVGDAKRVGAAFDLGDRGAAAKDAVPALKKLLLDPDAGLRFAAAYALARITGDTPALRRLMAGELERLASGRSAPRFVQCGDPEPDTATGPFVGGRPGAWIAAYAFGRLPPDFPELIPVAARCLERYGDLTAVMSGLEKYGPKAKAAVPALRKVLRREKEPLDAFFGSELKPACSALRAIGPDARDALPELRQLFDSSAVELAMAAGDAIRTITGEK